Below is a window of Cydia strobilella chromosome 8, ilCydStro3.1, whole genome shotgun sequence DNA.
GTACGTATCCGTGATTACACGTACTCACGTCGGCCGGTGGACACTTAACCCCTGTTGGGAGCACACCTTCACGTACCGGGGGCTATACATGCAAGAACTCAGCACGAGAGCGCTGAAGCTCAGCCTGTGGCACCGCGACCGCGACCGACTCGCTTCCGATAACTTTATGGGCCGTTAGATTGTCGCTAGGACCTATTGGCTAATATTTTGCAAATTGGAAGGGTACGCTGATAGatgtcaattcaatataattttgcgaCATTTGGAATTTTTAGGTTATAATTTGCATGGAGATGACACCTATCaacgtacccttccagtttgaaaaatactataatggtAGAAAATGGAAAGTAAGAAAAAGTCTGAATTGTCGACCATCACCTTTTGACACCCAAACTTACCGAATAATCGAATAATGTACGAGGTCATACAGCGACATCTATTAGCTGTATGTCATATTGGAAGGTCGAATTGTTTATCTTTGGTATCAGTGATGTGATGATATTTATTTGAAACAAAAAACTAACGATGTTTTGTGTGTTGGGACCATAATGGCAAAGAATTCGGTATGAAAAGGCACGAGAACTGTTATTTTGCCTCAACTATGATATAACTACATAGTGAaaccataaaataaattacgaaTACATCTACCTAGTTCATTCTAATTCTGGAACAACCCAGATACAGAAGTGGTGTGGCTATCTTAGCTCAAAACTATCCCACGTCCTAAATTGAGATTCTGAATGTCTGAGatctaattattgtttatggTCTCTGATTTCTGCTAGGACTCTTTCAGTGACCATAGACAATAATCAAGCCCATTGACATTTCGATTCTTAATTTTTAAGATCCGTGTCCATTGTGCCTCTTATGTTGACGAAACGGCCAAGAGGGCTTAAGGGGTTATTCGATTTTTAATGCTTTGTTGATGCTTTGTAGGATTGTTAGGAAGTAGAAccctaatctatattaaataacTTACATTAATTTGTTGTTGCAGGAACATACATGGGAGCCAACGTAAACTGGATGGACAGTGTAGGCAAAGAAGTATCCCTGTGGCAAGACATGATGCAGAACCCAAACATCTGGGTCGAACGCTCGCTTCCCCTCCGACCACAACTCAACAATTAAAACAATAGCGTACCTACACCGCACAAGGCAGATGCCTTTAACTCCCTGcctaatatttatacataaatttgtacctaaatatataggtaaaaaTTTCAAACATTATTTCAGTgtaattttagtacctaatgAAAATCGAATGAATCAATTGGGACCAAAATCATGTCTTCTATTTTTGAATGCCTTTTTACCGACTTTACATTTTTCCTTTATAGGGTTACCTAGGCTAACATCTTACTAAAGACCAATGTGCCAATCgtgtaaaatgttatttatacatttaatccacctacctacctagtaatATTGTCTTTCTGTACTtcttttatatacttattagCTACCCTAAAGGTGTGTATCTATTATTTAGTGATGAATACTCTACAAATACTTTATAATGTATCTATTTACTAATCGATTACATTCCAACTTTGTGATgaatacttttataattttataagcgTGAGACTTTGATgacaataatattaatttcgacTAGTAACTGCCTGCTAGTAAATACGGTGAAACATTAAATAcgttaatgcatttaaaaatagGTCTATATATTAAGTTTAATGTACAAATTAAGTTCACATGAGTTTCTAAGTATCTGCTCATGCATATTGTgatttaattatacattttggAGAATGTTGAAAATAGTGTTGAAGTGTGAATGTGtgtgaaatgttaaaaaaatgtgaataatGACAAATAACTTGTCTACTTAATACTTAACGATATGGAGACGTCCATAGTATATAAAATAGCCTTAGTTTGCCTACTTAACGACGATACAGAGTACTGTAGGTCCCGGTTTatttaataactatttttgtattaatattgtCGATGTGAAAAgcgatataaaataaacattgaatcAAGTtcatagtattttttatttgcatctcCCACCCAAGCCTAACTGCGCATGTATCAACCGTCATAGTGATAATTTATGATCATGTAATCCATTGGTTATCATTGAAACgaaaaaatggctaaaaataaaatcttgtcTGCCAGACAGTATAACACGCTTGTTAGGAACAAGCGAATGTGTGTATGACCAGAATCGGTTTTAATAATggatgtatacatatattaagtacttattactCGTATTTAAGTAGGCATCTAGAATGTGTCAAGCACTCTTATTTGATGGCACTAATTCACCATGAAGCAGATATGAATGAAGTCTCTTCATCAGTATATAAACAAAGTTCCTTGTTCTAAAACAAAATAGGTAGTTTACATAAAaacaaccggccaagagcatgcgGCGGCTAAATAATTCtcgttcgaaattcaaaatcTCGGACTCACGGACGCATTTGCTCGCCGGCGACGGTCCGCCCGGGTGCGCCCCTTAAGGGGCCCATTGATTATCAGTCTGCTGGACAATaacagcctgtcagttagaacaaaaaattataatattgtccGACGGACAGGTAATCATTCGGCCCCATTAGCAAACATGCTTAAACCTGCTTAAATCTGTCGCGTCGTCACTTGTTTTTATAGTCTTTGGCCTGGACAACCAATCCATCAGTAGAAAACGGAAACTGGCACGAAAactaaatttgaaataaaaccttttcccctcactagctcggaaagttgtcttttatcctttaaaacaagcggggaaaaacgcattttatccactagtggggaaagtaatgttaccttggatggagcatgtttaagtagcttgacagataacaaaacgtaaaacgctcataataatgattcgtttgatataaattatcattaaacaaatggtttgagaatcaaataaaaaataccaaatttagcttttatGATTTTATGTCCTAAACCTTAAAGTTCAATtggaaacgtttgttttttaataatgatgttaaatataattctgaacgcacaagttgagtcgatgcaatttcaaaacgcatcattgacatttcatacgtcagacatgtcaacattgtcaataaattttttacttaaaaacttctcacgtaaagatacagaatttccagtgttttttgttataatatcgtaaaaaatgagtgatttcagtgatgaagatgatctaacgcctgtggatgttgcactttcctcgctatagtgaggtgaaaagttttgtgttacacacgggtgcaaatgtattttacttctcgtgtgttgaaacacttgctacgctcaggattctattttagaaccactcgcttcgctcgtggttcaactatcgaatcctttcgcttgctcgtgtttcaattccacactcggaggtaaaatacaactttgcacccttgtataacaaataactatttcccctcactagctcggaaagttgtcttttatcctttaaaacaagcggggaaaaacgcattttatccactagtggggaaagtaatgttaccttggatggagcatgtttaagtagcttgacagataaaacgtaaaacgctcataataatgattcgtttgatattaattatcattaaacaaatggtttgagaatcaaataaaaaataccaaatttagctttatttaatgattttatgtcctaaaccttaaagttcaattggaaacgtttgttttttaataatgatgttaaatataattctgaacgcacaagttgagtcgatgcaatttcaaaacgcatcattgacatttcatacgtcagacatgtcaacattgtcaataaattttttacttaaaaacttctcacgtaaagatacagaatttccagtgttttttgttataatatcgtaaaaaatgagtgatttcagtgatggagatgatctaacgcctgtggatgttgcactttcctcgctatagtgaggtgaaaagttttgtgttacacacgggtgcaaatgtattttacttctcgtgtgttgaaacacttgctacgctcaggattctattttagaaccactcgcttcgctcgtggtgcAACTAtcgaatcctttcgcttgctcgtgtttcaattccacactcgcaggtaaaatacaactttgcacccttgtataacaaataactattgcacttgttttacatttatttaatttttcgcctttttctactgacgaaattggtttgccagattattagttagttatttgttttacaaagggGCCAAGTTTTTGTTTAACCCGTAACGAGCATAGCTAGTGGTTccaaaagtggaatcttgagcgttgcgagggttacaAGCCACGACGGTTAAATAAATCTGCTACCGATCGAGTGAAACACGAAATTGTACGCTTAGTTTATAAGCGTACAATTTCATGTacaatacattacatacattataaatcaaattaacaaaccaaatatttatcattaaaaagcATCACTTAAAAGCCAATTCTACTAGCTAACATGAGAAAACAACTCacaatttgcatcaaattactttgccactcttgtggataaaatacaactttctcatcagtttttgaagaatagaAAGTCTTTACGacctggtgtggtgaaaataattttaaccaTGCCattgccaaattgcagctttacTAACGAATCTAACGATCAAAGAGCTATAActaagccgcggacggacagacagcacaATATACACCGCGCAATTAATTCCCAATCTAATCAAATTGTGaaaaaatcgtttttagggttccgtacccaaagggtaaaaacgggaccctattattaagactccgctgtccggctgtccgtctgtcaccgtgatagctagacagttgaaattttcacagatgatgtatttctgttgccgctataacaacaaatactaaaaacagaataatataaatatttaaatggggctcccatacaacaaacgtgatttttttgctgtttttttccgtaatggtacggaacccttcgtgcgcgagtccgactcgcacttggccggttttttatgatctatgtatattaatattattctatattacttactgcttactgctagcctttctccgcagacgtcttgtctcgttgcccttggcataggcctctcccatattcctccacgagtcccggtccagagcctgtcttctccagaaggttccagccacctgcctgaactcgtcttcccatctcattttttgtcttccatcatccctttttccgtctcttgggtactatgttgtgatgtcttttgaccatttttctcttttgtctcggagcatgtggccggtccatttccattttagttttttcatagtgtggtttacgtcgattatttttgttctctttctaATGTCCTCCAGTTTTATTCTATCTCTAAGTTTTATATTCAACATGCTTCTTTCCATACTATTTTGGCAGACTTGGAGAGCTTTCCTCTCCTTGACAGTTAGGGCCCAAGTTTGACatccatataataataataatatggatGGATTATTCTATATTATAAACTTACAAGTCCGCAGTTTGCCTCTTTCTAACAACTgcatttgttagaaagagaggCAGCTCTAGGCCATTTGGGGTTTTGAAATAaatccatagacctagcattacatagattgcgcccgtgagggacagaacatacgcaatgcgacaatatgattggtcgagtagacttgtagcccaccataaagcgtactaaatttacggtggggaatttaaataaaattgagacaaggacaaacaataactgATTCATGCATAAATCTAGATTTAACTAGTATAACCGGATCaggcatgaggggtggggggaaatgaccgaacgagaTAGTCGTATGTTTTTTTCAGTagaagtagcagagaaagcgctattattgtttgtccttgtcacagtctcatattttttttattccctaccgtaaatttagtatggtttttgGTGGTCAACAAATAAACTCTTGAACTCGatcaatcatattgtcgcatggcgtatgttctgtccctcacggacgcacgcgtatagcacatctataggatcctaccatctatggGTTTTGACCTCGGTATaagtttgacattgacagttgaaTGAATGAACGTTAAATGAATGACGTTAACCGTTGGCGTTTAACGtcgctaaaatattttttatctgtggTTGTGCGTGTTACTGTCTTGTTTTGTGTGTACGCCGCGAAGCTAAATTGTAATAATTTTCTATTGATTTTTCAATGTAATTACAACTTTCTTTCATTAATTTACTGTAAACATTCCATAAAAATGATGCATTTGTACAAATCAGTACTTTTTCTGTCTCTGACATTTACATCAATGAAGACAGGTAAGTTTAGGGCGTTGTTTCCTAatcaaaacttaatttttttttcttttgtttaaatttttttgtttttttagttcAATCAATAAACTGCTATCAATGTTCGGGTACGGACTCTGAAAACCCTTTTGAGTGCAATGAATACTTTAATAACGACATAGATATATTACCGAAGGACTGTTCCGATATTCATGATGCCCAGTATTGTATAAAACACGTCGGACGGTACGAAGGTGAGAGCTTTGGGTAGATAGGTTCAGACGTTCGGTGGTGGTGGTGTAGGTACTAAACATTTAacaatatatattatcttaaccTCCTAAGAACTCCCTCAGTTACCAAGTATATAATTTACCGGGTTGAACGGGCGTAGAATTCTAACAAGCTCTGAGGATGGCTGCCTGCACCTTAATCTATCTGGACTGAACTAAAATATTAGGACTGCACACTTGTGAATACAAAATGTTTAGGCCATTGTATGTGGGAGCACTTCAGATTAAGCAAGACAAAAAGTTTGGCATACAGGGGTTGGCCCCCTTATTCAAATACGCGCTACATGCCTCAATTGGCTAATAATCCTTTGTAATAATCGCGTAATTTTGACttgtgtatttgtaagaaagcgattaccataaataaattaactaccGCTACTAAGGCTTGTACCACATTTATGATTGAGGGGGAAAGCGTGTGTCAAGTAACTATCTCTACTTACTAACTAATGAATTGTACTATAGTTGTAGCTATAGATTGCTATCAGTGCAATTCCTCAGCTACAATGGAGTGTGGTGATGCCCTCATGCACCTGGACGGGGGAAGCCTGAAGCCTACTTCCTGTGAACATGTCTTTAATGCTCAATTCTGCATAAAACATACAGGTTCCGTTTCAATATTGGTTGATTTGTTTTATGCACTATGGCAAAGTCACATAAGGTCAATATGGGTAAGTGTCCATTTGCCACTAAatgcaagtagcaaatgtatgaacactaaatcactaatcaatgtgtaaacaggctcCAATGTAAAGGCCAGTGACACTTACCCATATGCCACATTTACCCGTATTGGCCTTAGCAagtttttgtaagttttttattgtgcaacaccatactttatttatgttgcttaaggccgttccatcggtttgccgctgtctctgtcacatttcgcaagaaagaacgggaaagatcatgcgcgccaagtgtcaattttgatcgatttttgacgatttttatttattttaaaaacgttaccctacaatatcgaaattcgaaagctatgaaattactatttaagttaagattgttgtttcttctttttttgtttatagtatcacataataaataaccgagtaaagttggattaaaagtccgaggtagaggttactttgggaattaattgtattgagcgaagtgtcataattcgtgaatcggaagctatgatattaatgataatatagtcaagaactacatatattttttccacgtctacaaatatcaacgcctcttagaaaaacaggatcatataagcagatttttcgccttctggctcagggaaccgcctcaacaattttttttcagatatCAGATATGgtaacaatgttttattttacaatgaTCCTACTCTGATCTCAACGCACCATGGTTTCATGTgttacgtttatttttaattaatattcaaaaatagaagtgtaaataattataggtCTACCACTTAACGCAGACACTTGGTAAAGGAATTTTGCAGTGGTTTTCTAGTTTTGTGACTAATTTTAtattcaatttttagggtttcgtacccaaaagggaaaaaacgggaccctattactaagacttcgctgtctgcccatctgttaccaggctgtatttcatgaaccatTTCCAAccaacagttgaaattttcacagatgatgtatttctgttgccgctataacaacaaatactaaaaacaataagataaataattaagtgggggctcccatacaaaaaacgtgatttttttgccgttttttgcgtaatggtacgaaacccttcgtgcgcgagtccgactcgcacttggccggttttttcttatttaacaaaatacaaaTCAGTTGCACAAACAAAGTCTAAACCTTTAACCAGTCCATATCCATTATAATTCCCTACCAACTGCCTTAGTTACTGAAAATTATGCACCTAACTTTCCTTTAAAATACACTAACAGttaatgtttatattaaaacaatattctAACAACAAATGACTATGTATTCATTTCACAGtttgacagttatgaattgCACTGGGTTTTTGGTCTTACAGCCTATGCACTCTCGCTTTGCATACAATAGGTAAGTAATGCATGCTCGTTAACATAATTTTGGCAGAAATAGGTACTGTAATTATATGTAAGGTGCGtgggggtaagattgaaagggtatTTCATGTGGGGTAAgctgaaaagtcgcccgtaatgcttcggcatacggacgattttttgttttacccctcatgaaaaaccctttcaatctcaCCCCAACGCACTgcatagttttcattttcaaagtaatataattttcaataataatacattctCTGATCTGTTTGTTGAAGAGTACTTATGAATAAGCCAGTCTTAAACTATGTTGGGGCCCTTGTGTACATAAGAATTTGGGGCCGGTATTGCTTAtgcagatattttgttaaaCTAGTTTCATACTAGAACCCCTTCACCCCTTTCGAGGAAAATAAAAAACCCTTGAATAAGTTCATTGAATATGCACAGCACAACTACCTTACCTCTATAAACTACTTTTTAAGCACTTAATAAACGGGTTTAGCCTATTAATGGGTTTGGTAAGAAAACCCTCTTTGAAAACCCCTGAAGAGGCAGTCCAATTCAGTAACTAAAAtagttacattttatttgtaaatctaTTAATATAACATATTCACATTCAGCCTTGAAGTCTTGTACTTAcaaatgattatttttcagGTGGCATCAGCACAAAAAGATATTGTTCATCTTTAGACCTGGGCAACTACTGCAACTATGTGCAACAACCTGGAGACAAGCTCGAGTACAGGACTTGCATATACACGTGCAGTAGTGATGGCTGCAATGCTGCAACTGGCTTGACGATATCTAATGCAGTGTCGACAATACCTTTCCTAATAGTCGCCCACATACTGGGATATGTGTCATTATAAGATTTTAGTAAGGGAAAGTTGCTTTAACTTCGATAATTTCGAAATGCATTCCGTGTCTGGAACCAAATAACACATCATCACAAGTACTTAGCACTCCATACAAGTGCAGAACTAAAATTACCAAGTGTTCctttattaataggtaccttTAACTTATCATGATCTAAGAGTATTTTGTTTGCATGGCTTCATTGGCAGGGGTCTAAGGACCTGTTCACACCAACTGGCTTGGTACCGTGAAGGGGAcgcgattcgtaggtataaatccgagctcgcgcggagttACATAGGCCTGATTCAACTTTTAACGCAAAAAGCGGTGTCtgtgaaatatcaaaaatactccaaattttttcTTAAGTGTCCCATGATTGGTGTCGTTAACATAATCATTCTAATTATTAGTATAATTACATAATGCCGTCCAATCCGTCCATTATTGGGACAATACAATGTATTATCCCAATGAATCCCAatacaatgtattattttaattttttacatgcTTAATATTTTTGTGGTCTGCTGAAAAAGACAGTAGGTAATCAATATGAACAATCTCAATCTCTACTGATATATCTACAtactgttttgtattttttgtacgtGTGtcgaaatatgaaataaaaattgtttgcaGTGTAATGTTTAAGTTTTCTTTACAATTAGAAATAAGGTATCCACCAATTAAAAGTACATCAAAAACCTTAAATACTGTTCAAacatttatttgaaaatttgtgCTACACAAGcatgatataaaaatacataataaatattaacactGACTTTAGCCGAGTAAGTAATCAAACCAGCTAATGCACAATAATACTTTCATTATTATTACTACAATAATTATGCCTTTTAGACTGAAATTGGAATGTAAATGTTTAGTACCGTTATTTTTGAGTCGTTTGGGCCTTTTGAATAGTAAAGTTATATCAAATTGTTTATAAATCCAATGCTAAGCTAGTACGCTACGTCATACTTTTAAATTCCTAGTCATGTTAGAAGTTTCAATAGTCAGAAGATCTTTGAAAAACACTAGCTCCTTAAAAATACaaggtttatttttaactataagATTAACTTTTTAATGAAACTGGTAACTTTACCATTCCCAATTGTGTATTACTTGCTTGCACTAAAATAGATTCATTTAGGACTTATTTCATTGCATACTTACAACAAAAGTTAAATgcattaaactgaaataatacagtgaaatgttataaaaactacATAGAAAGCACATACACAtcgtaattataaaataacaggTAACACTATTATCAAAATCAGACTCTTAAAACAATCACTAACAAAATGTCAACTTAACTGTAACACTTGGAATAAAATTTATCATGTGCCTCTTAAAAAGGTGCCTCTCTTTATATGATCTTAACAAACCATAACTTTTTCACCCTAATTTGAATTGCACATTAATTGTAAACATAATAACTAATTATCAAAACTATAAAATCACTAATAAAAGAATGTAAATCATTATCAATAAAGAAATACAGTATCAACAGATACACATATAAACATCGTTTTGTgataatttaagattagattCGTCGTGGCGAAATAAAAAGCTTGCAACACAATACACAAAGTAACATTTCTAAAATTTACAACATATATTTTGGCAACTTATTGGCTAACTGTGGAAATTTCAATTAAAAGAGATGATCCATTATCATTGCTTACGTAAGAGGCCAATTGGAATGTACATCCATCCCACGATAGCATATATTTTTCCGTTGTAATGTTCAAATTGAGaggtttgtataattttaaattgtccACAATCAtcctttaggtatttatttaatagcccCTAATACTGGAtgtaagtttaaatttttgGAAGCCGCCATCACAAAGATTTTAAGCATAAAAAGTGCACACATAGACCTACATTTTTCTACTGATGTGGCCATTGAGCATTTACTTTGTAGAACTTGTGACAAAATGACAAGACAATTTACATCATACACTAAGCGTCTTTACGGCTATCAGAGAGGTCATGGCGTCTTAAGTCATAATGTTCTCACTAGCAAATAATAGCAGCATGAGCAAGTACAACATTAAGACATCGCACATTGTAAACTTGTACTTATTTTCATTTCTAACGTAGTCGTACTACAATACAAGTAGACTCTAGAAGTTGAGATGGAATGATAGATCGATTATAGAGTTGCTAATGAGATCTTTTGAGAAATCCTATCTACTgtcgcattcgtttcatttgGCATTCTCTAA
It encodes the following:
- the LOC134743619 gene encoding uncharacterized protein LOC134743619 isoform X1; amino-acid sequence: MMHLYKSVLFLSLTFTSMKTVQSINCYQCSGTDSENPFECNEYFNNDIDILPKDCSDIHDAQYCIKHVGRYEVVAIDCYQCNSSATMECGDALMHLDGGSLKPTSCEHVFNAQFCIKHTGGISTKRYCSSLDLGNYCNYVQQPGDKLEYRTCIYTCSSDGCNAATGLTISNAVSTIPFLIVAHILGYVSL
- the LOC134743619 gene encoding U-scoloptoxin(05)-Sm1a isoform X2, which produces MMHLYKSVLFLSLTFTSMKTVQSINCYQCSGTDSENPFECNEYFNNDIDILPKDCSDIHDAQYCIKHVGRYEGGISTKRYCSSLDLGNYCNYVQQPGDKLEYRTCIYTCSSDGCNAATGLTISNAVSTIPFLIVAHILGYVSL